Below is a window of Lytechinus variegatus isolate NC3 chromosome 4, Lvar_3.0, whole genome shotgun sequence DNA.
aaatgacctttgaccttggtcatgtgacatgaaactctaataggatgttcagtaatacttgattaaccttatggccaagtttcatgaactaggtccatatacattctaagttatgatgtcatttcaaaaacttaacctcaggtgaagatttgatgttgaccccgccgccgtcggaaaagcggcgcctatagtctcactctccttcgcaggtgagacaaaaatgctgCCTGCCGAGTTcttacgggagttaccacaaacggAATGGAAACAGATATCAAATTTGATGTGTGGAGGTTTTTCACCATGCTCtacaaaaatatcatcataaaaTATTGAGATGCGAAAAAAATTGATGTTACACTTTGGTACTGTATTAGATGGAATAATAATGCTCGTGTTTTCTATACCTCTACTTCTTGCAGCGTTTGTGTCCATCTATAATTAGGCATGTCAGCTCCATTGCCTGAGTTTGGTTTCATCTTTCCcttatcttcttcatcatcctcTTCGTCATCATCctgaacaaaaacaaatgattcGAACAGGAGTAAGATtacaataagaagaaattcatagTGCAAGATACATTtgattatgtgacctgaaactcatgcaagatgatcagtgatacttcatCATACTCGATTGATACTTTTAAagatatgatgacatttcaaaaacttaaacttgtttaatatttcaatattaaatCACCTTCCTTTCTCCTTCAGAAAAGCAGCACCTGCAGTCTTTCTTTGCTATGCAGGCGAAATGACCCAAAAAAAAACGCCACCATCATTAACTACAAgtaaaaaaccccaacattggAAAGAATTGCTGGTGTTCCAAAGTAGGCTTGCTACAGAAAGTATAAAGAAGTTGTAAAGCAAACTCACATCttcttttgtttcctttttggATTCTGTATTTCCAGTATCTCCTGTAGCATCTGCTCCTTCACTGGGCTCACCTGCTTTCtcctaaataataataaaaaaaaacattgacacaATGCCCCACCGTGATTAATTATTGACACTGATACATATTGAAGGCAGAAACtatttatatatgtacatggtaacttaaaaaaaaagtttactcaaATTCAAAGTAAACTGAGCTGATAAATACCAGATCCACCTAACCTGTGGATGAAAGGATTGTTGGAGATCCTTTTAAAGTACAAAATCAGATTCTTCATCATTTGATTCccatttcaaatcaaatattgtgGATAAAATTCTCATTTTAGCAAATAACTGAATGGGAAAAGAAAAAGCTTTCAAAAATTTGATAGGGGCATCAAGATAACAAAAgggaaacagaaacagaaacagaaaagatTGACAGTTGTGTGTAAAATCACACAAAACCTATGAACAGCTGTGACACAGCACCAAGATACTGTAATGAAGTAAATCTACCCCATTTTAAATAGGCATATCATTGATAATATACATTGCAAGaatgacaaaataataaagagaactacaaaataaatagtgccTATTTAAACAGAGCAATGACTAACCCTGTCTATTTCAGCTTGTAATCTCTCTGCCTCTTCATCTGTAAGTTCTTGTATCTTGGGTTGGTCCTGATCTTTCTTCTTGGACTCTGCAGCTAGCCTTGCTGCAGCCTCTTTAGCCTTCCTCTCTGCCTTGGCCTTCTCAGCCGCTGCtgcttcttcttccttcttcttcttggcATCTAAAGCAATCTTTTGATGAGCCTTGAAGCTTCCTATTACCACCTGATCAGATcaatagtaaaataaaaaaaaatactaatattAGTTGTTTAAGAGAAAATCAAATGTGGTTCTATCATTTATTTCCATCTTAAAAAACACAATGGCAGTGCTATTTCATGGAGCTTGTCAACACCATCAAGTTGAGGCCAgtgttttttaatttattttttttaatagacaaTTAGAAAGCAAGGAATTCACAGAAATTGTTAGTGTTGACAATTTAATCAGCCTTGGAAGTTTCCTTGAAACACCACTTGGATATATCAATGTAAGACACAATGACAATAGTTACACAACAATACATCAATGCTGCAAGTCCCCTGGTTACTGACATCATGCATTATGTCTCAGcaataaatgaatacaaaatttcCAATTTCCTCATATTACTCTAAAAGTAGGTAAAATAAtcagatttaaaagaaataaactaGACACTTTAGAAAcactttaaataaataaatctgttACGACGACTCTTAAATGTAATAATCTGTCAAATGCCAAAGCATCATGGAAAAAGGTAAATCTCTCTTTGTAGAATTTTGCAAGAtactgacaattttttttattttttggggggaggggctaCAATTCAGAAAAACATATCACCTTCTCTGCTTCTCCTTTCTGTGCTCCTGTGAAGAAATCTGTTTTCCTCCTCAGAAATCCAAAGAAATCATTGATGAGCTGTTTCATAtcacaggaaataaacaatCCAAATGTAGAATCAATTAATGAAGAGAAATTAAACTTATTTACATATCTGGttgatcttatttttcttttgaactgatattgattttaaggaTCTCCTTCAATGCTAATCCAAACTTACCTGTGATGAGGGCtggttacatgtatttgtagatTAACAAAAGCATAATGTAAATTGCAATTGTaatggacatgatttttttcattttcatggaggaaaaaaaaaaatcttccaacTATATAGAATATAACACAGCTATGCACAAtaatacataaaatcataaacaattgatattaaaaatatagCAATTCATTTCTAATTTGATAGGGAGAAGAATGCCAACTTTATCTGATTTATATATTATGACATGGTCATCTTGGGGATAATTTGATTGAATGACAATTGTTCTAACAGTTCATTTTCTAATGATTGAacaggagtaaaaaaaaaaatctgaaagttAATAGGAAAATACTTTACCATAAAAAAacccattaaaaatgggaatgaaaataatttactaTGAGAGGCAGCTGCTGACATGACGACAAATCGATCCTTTCGGTTTCAATTAAGTTTCATATAGGGTAACGCACCCGGTATTCGGTCACTTAAGGGGAAATCGCCGGTAAAATAAATACCTACCTCATTTATTTGTAAATCCACCATCCAggagaaagaaaatattgtcCCCTTTCAGATTATTGAACTCATttagaaaattgaatattgttgaaCAAAATATTGCCGATAGACCGAGGTGGTGTTTTTCGCCCAGTATTCGGACACGCCGCCCAGAATTCGGTCGCGCGAAAATGCGCGATTTATCTAATGTTAACTATTCGAATTTCTCTTATGCTTActgttttttattccttttatgTGATCCCCATATCTTAATTATACATTTCtagtgtttattttttaataatagtaacaataaaaCCTGATTAATCCACTAGAAATAACAGAACAAGTGGAAGAATTTAGACTGGATGGTATTGTTTGAAAGTTCGCCATGTGATGGCGTAAActaaatatatatgtttcattattcattctatgaaaatacatgtttaatataacttttgtatttttttcttctctcttttacAGGCAAAACTCCTTTTGTATTAGTTTACTTTGTTTATGATTTATAATTTCCTACTTTCAATCACTTGTTTTGCTTTGCGACGTTacatttcatgttaatttttctgttttgttttggtaTTTATATGATCCCAACGTGCATGGTTTCTTACCTGTTTGAAGTTTTCATAATCCTATGCATTCCTCGGATGCATGCTCTTTTATTGGGGGGTTTTGTGTTCTTTAtactttatttatgattttcaatttCCTACTTTCAAtcacttgttttgtttttcgatgttatgtttatgttgtttttgtgttttgttttggtATCATTCCAACTTGCGTGGTGACATTATTACCCTTTGCCGTTTTCATTTTCAGATGCATGCTCGCTTGTTTGGGGTTGTTCTGTTTTTGTTTAAGGGAGTCTTAATTATTTTGgtctgtttctttttcttttttttttcttatttggtAATTCAGTACAGTTGGAAATCCAGGCGGGGAGCAAGGTCTGTGTACTCCTAATTCCCGATCCTTTACATGATAAAAAAGTGTCAAATTAAAAGAGGGCTCATTCCTGGATCCGCTTCTGAGTAGAATTTATTATTTTGGAGATTTTACTTATGTTCATAATTttctaaaatcatattttcaatctGCCATCCCGATAGTCCTGATAGTCATtgatgaaaatctatcaaataaCTTGGTTTTTGTTTTTAGTCGCTCCAGTCAATCACCAAAAGATAATCAGCCACACAACCTATGTCAAACAGTAGATCACACTAGCTCATTCAAACTATGGGCATCGGAgaagaggattatcttttgtatttttcaggGGGGTGGATCAAGCAATAGAGGTCCCCAATGAACATTAATCCTCTGTTCTGCTGACCATATCAATCCCCTCTCGTTAAGATTATATAAAGTTTCAATCACTCAGAATTTTTAATACAATAATCCAAAACGGAATCAAACAGAAAATGGTTTAGCATCGTCGTTTCAGTCAATTTTATTGCAGACAAAGAGTCAAATGGGCAACATGTTCTTGAAACTTAACGTCTTTGCAGTCAAgatgttgtttatttttttcagtctaTGAAATGAATGGCAAGGTGAATGTAGAATTACATGTAATACAAATGGCAAATAAGTTTCATACTCGTGTCTTTCATAAATggaaagaaatcaataaatcaaatactCTAACAAAATTTACTGTTTGTCCATCTATACGTACAATACAtaaaatttatatgaaattaagaatgataattgatatgaatacaaacaatataatgtaaaaatcaATCTTACACTGCAAAATAATTAGTACCAGGACGTAACAACTGCGTagaatatattttctttgtaatttctTGGATTTAATATTACCGTAGGGCctagtttatttttttacaataaaagtaATGGTTCAATAATATTTATGAGATGATTTAAGATCTATGTCGGCCTCCGATATGATTTCATATCATTCctttataaatcaaacaaaattttaggGAACATTGTGATATAAGAGGTAATTGAAGATCTTTAATTCACTCAATGCTAAATCTTTCTTGAATACAAGTGTGGTACGCCTTCTTGATGAAACAATTTGAATGAAGATAATgtacataaattaatttcatcatgTTTGCCTTAATCTACTATTCTTACACTATCCTTTTCATAATTGTGCTCATTGTTTTATTGCAActtccttcatcatcatcatttactgGTTCCATATTAAAACACAAAACTACTGCCCTCGCTATTGTCATTTCTTTTCCTACTACATCAATGGTCCTTTAAATCCCCCGAAAATTAACGAGAAAatgaagagggaaagaaagacaaaataacgACGAGACCGACAATTAAATTTGAATCGTCTGCTGTAACTGTAGTCTCTTCACCCCGATTTTTGCCATCCACTGTTCCCATGCCGCCAAATTTGCTTCCATAGAAACGGAGAGGTAAGGGCTGGAACCATGCCGTGATTTTACTGGTGTCTTCCCATTGATCTGTGGAGAAACTGGTAAGGAAAATTTTTAGAACATTTGAATTACACAGCATGATGGAAAATACCGATTGATATAACAGTTTAAGTTAAGAGTATGGTTAAGTAAATAAAAAGATGTAGACCTACTTTATCCCTATATATGCGTTGATTTAGGTATCCCATATACCTCAGTCGCCCTTCTTATTCACATCTTGTCTACCATCCAATACCGAGTTGTCAACCTGCTGTTGGAAATACTGTTAGTAAAGATTTTGATATCTGCTTAAAAAGTGATTGAAAGTATGAACTCaaagaatttgaaattaatattaGACGAAAGGGACATTTTATTAATTCTATAAATCACTTTAGGCCTAACTCGGGCAACTGAATTCCAATCGAATTCACAACAGGTAACTGATAATTCTAACTGAATTcgtcaacattttcatccagTTTCGATTGATGTTATTAGCAATGATGACGATATATTAAATGGCcccttgttttaaattaaaacgACCAAAAAAGTCATCCGCAGACCTTTGATATGTGCCGTGACGGGCAAAATTGAGGGGCAATTTTCCAGCCTTTGATCTAGCAATGGCGTATTTTAAAATAACACTCGTGGGAgcgccttttttttttgggggggggggtccatccTCCCTGGAACCTGATgtattattcaaattaataataatattgaaaatgactatgataacattaaaaaataacacaGTTTATCTATTGAGGTTGAGTTTGACTATTGAGGCCAAAAAGGAAATCACTAAGACTTAATTTCAATCACGCAAAGGCAATATCAAAATGAGCCCTGGTCAAATTCGGCAActtcgtcaccatcatcattcacCTGCTCAAATTGCATTTTCACAGGCATTAAACATCTTTGAATGAagatttttattcatgaaaaataattgtaGGTGTATTCTTAACATATTTAGGCCTAACGTAGGCATATCATTTGCCTTATCATTTGAGAAAGATGTAGATTTCAACTCAATCACGCAAAGGCAATCAAAATGAGCCTTGGTCAAATTCACCAACTTCGTCACCATTGTCATTCACTTGCtcaaattgcatttttacagGCAATAAACATCTTTGATTTAaggtttttattcatgaaaaataattttagataTATTCTAAACTTATTTAGGCCTAACAGAACAGAAAATGAATTAAGATAAGTGATTCACTTGCGAGGAGCAACGTGTATGCACGCTCTTCCCTTCTCACAAACACACCGGCAAGACACTCAATGTTGCGCGACCGAATTCTGGTCGAGCGCCCTCTCACTGTAGGGGCAATGTATAGGCCCTTGCTACTCTTCAATTTCACCGCTAGTTGCATATTCGCTGCGATTGGGTGAATACACAAGTCTTCCCCTTCACACTCGTACCAAATTCATTACACCTACACACAAAGTCATGACGTCACAAGAGTTTAAATGAAGCGACGTACGCTTAACTCAATAGCTAAGAAACCCGGAAGTAAACAAAATCCCCCGATGCGGTCAATTTTAAGGTTAGTTTTTTTGCTGTGTGCTTGTCTTAATCGACATTTTTTTTGATGTGGGCTGGAAGTGCTGGTTTCTTGCATGATATGCCAAAGTTTTCTGGCtcatgcattattattttttttaaacagctgTTGAAACAGCTGTCTGACCGAATTCTGGGAGGTGACCGAATACCGGGTGCGTTACCCTATTTTCGTGGATATCATCTTAATATTCTTGCATATTTTTATATCCTACCAAACATTTTGCTgatttttgtctgattttattaAACACCAACTTCAGCCAGactgaatattaatttttattagtataaaaaacaaatatgattttttctaGAAATTTACGTAtttgatgacagtgatgatccTACAGTAAATGGTTTCAATCGAAACACGATAGCGGTAGTGTGGGACCGAGATAAACTATATGAAGCGAAGAAACGCAAAAATGAACGTATGGGACCGGACCAAAATGAACTGATACTTGCGCGTTGCGGACGTGCATAGCAAATTAAATGCAGTACAATCACACAAATCAAAACTTATCATGAATTTAATTATACCAGTTACGTACCTGATGAATTCCTTGTTCTTGTTGCTGGGCCATTGCCATCAGCATACCGTCAAATCTATCGTCATCCTCAGCCATTATCCACATGTGGTTCATTCAGCAGAAATGGGTGAATAAAATTTCGTAGTCTTCGTTTTCTAGCATTATGCGCTGCAGGGCGCGGCGGCCGGAGTCAGAAAATTCTAGAAACAATAGCAAACTACAGGGCCTTGATGGTGGtggaggaagaggagggggccggtggtggtggtggggggggggggggggggctgacaggGGTTGGTGGCTAGGGGCTTTAATGTTTCAATTATGAATGGTCTTATAATTTCCAATGGCGTTTGGAATGATtcaaactatatatatatatatatatttatttatccatcTATTTCGGAAGGAAGGAGAAGGGTTAGATGCGGGGGAATAGATGGAGGGTAAGAAATTAGTAAATAGATAGCTATACATGTAGGGCGGAAGGAAGAAGGCACACACACCGGCGTATGCCATGGGAAGTATGATCCTCAAGCGCcctttttatgggggggggggtagttcaTACGTTTCAAGGAAAATGTGCAAGTTGCTGACTGACGGCCTCTATCCATTTTCTATTCTTCTGAATtatactaatgatgatgatgatgaattatgatgaagacatgacgatgatgatgatcatgatgacgacgacgacggcGATGATTATGATGCTGAGGATGATGATTCTATTCtattcaattacatttttttagtcTATGATACATCCTTGTGAACGTTTCCTCCATCCAATAACAGAATACTGTACACATATCATATGATTATATAATAAATTAAACACCATAGAAAATTGCACTCGTAGACACGACAAAtaaagattgattgattgattttatttggcaagtcaccataacatatatacagtagcatttaaacaacaggcttgcacaggatgacccacgaaagctcgaaagcttatttccagtggggtcctgaattaagataataaaatggttcaattatactatttacatattaaaaatgaaggaaaaaatcagaatttagtattaccaataaataagatatatagacactatatacaagaatataacgaagaagaagaaaagaaggagaaggaagaggagcaaCAGAAGAATAGTGGGAACGAGGAGTATAGAAAAGGAGACGGAAGAAACTGATaacgaaggaaaataaataaggagaagaacaacagcaaaaacGGTGACGACAATAACAACACGAAGAGGAGAATaggaagagataaaagaaatagaaagaatagAAGAAAGGACATATCGAAGCTTCAATCACactatgtaaaatacataaaaatacctggtagagaagagaaaagacctAGGTCAGTATTCAGGCTAAATCAACCGTATAACATATCATTTGCATCTTCTTTTTGACTCTCAAGTGaaagatattctttcaatttcctcttaaaatgcaaaaagtttcctatttcctttatataatTGGGAAGGGAATTCCAATGTTTTATAGCATTGTAATAAAAGGAGTTACCAATACTCCCTATCCTTTCTGGTATGCAAAAGTTGAAATGGCTGTTTCTTGTATTATAGTTATGTATTTCGGTACAAGAGGGGATAATAATTATACACAAATAAAGCAGAAGGGGCGATGATTCTGATGAACGGCATATCCGTAAGAACAAAAAAGACAAACATTCATCAAAACATTTCAGCCTTGTTTATAACTAGATATTTACACTATTTATGTCAACGACATTGTTCAAATTTGTTGTTCTCTAAACTATCAATACATAGGCCCTATAGCCTATCGTTAATTATTCAATCATATTCTTTGACTGAGTTGGGAACTCACTGATTAACCGAAGCTATACTCATTCTGAACaacgttcgattttttttttcatcgcgCGATGCAACAGGTGTGAAGCTCAGACTTTGGTCTCACGGGGTAATTCAACACAAAAAGCTTCAATTTTcacatatatttacaaaaatacagAGGTattgtgagattttttttttttttggggggggggtggaattgtattttgtttacaaaaaaaatatcgaaagtgaaaataattaaaaaaatactataGGCTTTGGGCCTTAATGTCTACttttattgatgaaaaaaatatatttgcagAAGATAGACCAATGATGACGTATAAATATGAAGAccatttttttgtgggggggggtggtactGAATGAGTCAAGGAGATATTCAAGGAGGGGGAAAGTATGAATCCCCATCTCTTCTCCCAAAGAAAGTAATTGAAAAGAAACACAAATGCCTACTCCAGTGTCAGTGTATAGACCTAGTGTAGACAACATTTATAAACATCACAGTCTATCAGGTCCATTGAAACGAGAATACATTTTAGCCTGAATAATTTTCTAGGGGCAACACGCCCAAAACCTAAATCAATATGCAAGTGAGTGTAAACTTTGATAATTAAGGTCATGATTTACCTAGCACAGATGCTGCCATGCAGACACTCTTATCATGTGTATAGTTTACTACATCAACTGCTCGAGTATACAATCAGTTCATTAGTACATGATCGTATAAAACTGATTCATTATTACAACTTGCAAATAACATGTCAGCAACAATAACCATTGCCATTATATTAACATGTTCTTTGATTGGGGCTATGCTTCTCTCTGCGCTGACGGGATACCTTAATCGTCAAAAGCGACGTAATAGTTAATTTTGATCTCTTTTCGTCGAATCTGGTCTTCCTGATCTGATATTTCGCTAATGGAACGGAAGAGTGAATTGTGAAATCAGTCCTAAACTACAGCAACTACACATAGAACACCCAAGAATTCATCACTTTGGATTGAGCGAGTCTCCTGGcgaatataaaaatgaaactaTCACTCTTTGGATTGTTATTATTGTGTATCACTCCAACCGTTTTATGTCAAGGTGATACTGAGGACATCCCAGGTGAAGCTAAGGTAATTGATCTTGAAGTAATATTgtatatcgatttttttttattagaaacaATTATCCTCAAGTCTACTTATTATACAGACATATATAATACCGTTATATGTGATTTGTAAGTGGcagatccgggggggggggggggacatccgGTCTGCCCCCCCTTGAAAGTCTGTCTTTTATACACAGGTGATGACAACTgtgggggcttgtcaaatttccctTGCGACAAAATGACCGTTATTTTttagtgaaacctttttttttataatttgttttattattatcattattattatttttttttttggggggaggcttgtcaaattttcgtAGAGAAATGTGTTCCCTTTGTTTGAATGTCCTGGATCCTCTCCTGATGAATTGTGTTTGTTAATTTGAAGGAAAGACGAAAGTATATCTATGATAACTACATTTATTAAATGTTATTGATACCTCCATGGCAGTTTATGCAAATTGAATTCAATTAAactaaatatacaaaatatttagGTTAGGCATGTGTATTTTTGTTATTGGTATcttcataattatttcacatcATTGACCCCCATTTGATTcatggaaaaaattatttgcatgTAAAATATAAAGCTGTTGTAATATGCACAGAATAGTACATTACACTTTTATTGCTCTCATATTAACCCG
It encodes the following:
- the LOC121413453 gene encoding nuclear migration protein nudC-like, whose amino-acid sequence is MNHMWIMAEDDDRFDGMLMAMAQQQEQGIHQLINDFFGFLRRKTDFFTGAQKGEAEKVVIGSFKAHQKIALDAKKKKEEEAAAAEKAKAERKAKEAAARLAAESKKKDQDQPKIQELTDEEAERLQAEIDREKAGEPSEGADATGDTGNTESKKETKEDDDDEEDDEEDKGKMKPNSGNGADMPNYRWTQTLQEVEVHIPMPMAVKPRDLVVSITKHRLKVGLKGHDPILNGETCNELKEEESHWVIQDKQIVILYLEKINKMEWWDRLVKSDPQINTKKVNPENSKLSDLEGETRGMVEKMMYDQRQKSMGLPTSEDQKKQDILNKFMKQHPEMDFSNTKFN